A DNA window from Candidatus Palauibacter polyketidifaciens contains the following coding sequences:
- a CDS encoding toxin-antitoxin system HicB family antitoxin translates to MSDHYTYRITWSVEDSEHVGLCVEFPSLSWLASTPEEALSGIQRVVRDSLEDVRRSGETPPEPLAHRAYSGKFMVRVPPEVHRALAMQAAEQGVSMNRLINARLAE, encoded by the coding sequence GTGAGCGACCATTATACCTATCGAATCACATGGTCCGTCGAGGACAGCGAGCACGTCGGGCTGTGTGTCGAGTTTCCTTCCCTCAGCTGGCTGGCGTCAACGCCGGAGGAAGCGTTGTCCGGGATCCAGCGAGTCGTACGGGACAGTCTCGAGGACGTGCGACGAAGCGGCGAGACGCCTCCCGAACCCTTGGCCCATCGGGCATACAGCGGGAAGTTCATGGTCCGCGTGCCGCCGGAAGTCCACCGCGCCCTCGCAATGCAGGCGGCCGAGCAGGGGGTGAGCATGAACCGGCTCATCAACGCGCGGCTCGCGGAGTGA